In Pseudobacter ginsenosidimutans, the following are encoded in one genomic region:
- a CDS encoding RagB/SusD family nutrient uptake outer membrane protein: protein MLTQSKLIIIYIGCFLGVVLQLSCKKLVSIPPPKNTLTTVQVFSSLSQAESAMAGIYTRMINGENNSAPPLAGTNVWSAGALRLLAGLSSGELYNSGGPLQANYYAFSSNKLTAINNSSTALIIWKGAYITIYGANSIIEGVAASTSLREDDRKRLTGEAKFLRAFAYFYLTNLFGDVPLALTVDFHKTVNLPRAPQAEVYKLIIDDLKEAQTSMSPEYTTSLGERIRPNKWAATALLARAYLFTEDYDNAVINATALINEQGLYQLETDLNTTFKSNSLEAIWQLKPGGTSSILKNATPEGQISLPSPRYTGYADFYLSGHLMGAFEPGDKRRVDWVDSTIYTGGSGSANFYPTKYQIGQSNSAFGQPGEYYMMLRLAEIFLIRAEAIARGNQGNLSTAIDDLNAIRHRAGLEHLPNTLNKEQVIAAVEQERQVELFAEWGHRWLDLKRTNRASVVLKTIPVKLPWEGDYQLLYPIPVEEIRDDYFLTQNPGYF, encoded by the coding sequence ATGCTTACTCAATCAAAATTGATTATAATTTATATTGGTTGCTTTTTGGGAGTGGTGCTGCAATTGTCCTGCAAAAAACTGGTCAGCATCCCTCCTCCTAAAAATACGCTTACAACCGTACAGGTATTCAGCTCCCTGTCCCAGGCAGAAAGTGCTATGGCTGGCATTTACACGCGGATGATCAATGGTGAAAACAATAGTGCGCCTCCGCTGGCCGGAACCAATGTATGGAGTGCAGGCGCATTAAGACTGCTGGCAGGATTGTCTTCCGGAGAACTCTATAATTCCGGAGGGCCTCTCCAGGCAAATTACTACGCTTTTAGTTCCAACAAGCTTACCGCAATCAATAATAGTTCAACTGCCTTGATCATATGGAAAGGTGCTTACATAACTATCTATGGCGCCAATTCAATTATTGAAGGTGTAGCAGCTTCTACTTCGCTGAGAGAGGATGACCGCAAAAGATTAACGGGGGAAGCAAAATTTCTCCGTGCATTCGCTTACTTCTATCTCACTAATTTATTTGGTGATGTACCACTGGCCCTGACGGTAGATTTTCATAAAACGGTTAATCTGCCGAGAGCTCCGCAGGCAGAAGTGTATAAACTGATCATCGATGATCTGAAAGAAGCGCAGACCAGCATGAGCCCGGAATATACTACAAGCCTGGGCGAAAGGATCCGCCCTAATAAATGGGCTGCCACGGCGCTGCTGGCAAGAGCTTATCTCTTTACAGAAGATTATGACAATGCGGTCATCAATGCAACAGCGCTTATCAACGAGCAGGGCTTATACCAACTGGAAACAGATTTGAATACCACCTTCAAGAGCAATAGCCTGGAAGCGATCTGGCAATTGAAACCAGGGGGTACAAGCAGTATCTTAAAAAATGCAACCCCGGAAGGACAGATCTCCCTTCCATCCCCTCGTTATACGGGTTATGCCGATTTTTATTTGTCGGGTCATCTGATGGGTGCTTTTGAGCCCGGAGATAAACGCAGAGTAGATTGGGTGGATAGTACAATTTATACCGGTGGATCGGGCAGCGCCAATTTTTATCCAACGAAATACCAGATCGGACAATCGAACAGTGCTTTCGGCCAGCCCGGAGAATATTACATGATGCTTCGTCTCGCTGAAATATTCCTGATCCGCGCAGAAGCAATAGCCAGAGGCAACCAGGGAAATTTATCAACGGCTATCGATGACCTGAATGCCATCCGCCACAGGGCTGGATTGGAACATCTGCCCAATACCTTGAATAAAGAACAGGTGATTGCAGCAGTGGAGCAGGAAAGACAAGTAGAACTCTTTGCCGAATGGGGCCACCGCTGGTTAGATCTCAAGCGAACCAACCGGGCATCGGTGGTACTGAAAACAATACCGGTGAAACTACCCTGGGAAGGAGATTATCAATTGCTCTATCCAATTCCTGTTGAAGAGATCCGGGACGATTATTTCCTCACACAAAATCCAGGCTACTTCTAA
- a CDS encoding DUF4397 domain-containing protein encodes MTMIQKSSTCNQGLLPKNNPAVSILSIIIPALLFISCRKESVAPGSASLAIVHLVAGSKPLAVNFNSEGPVPYKTGRQLNYRFFERVNQFKAYSGEQRLRLFQYPDTTDKDLPLFDLQLNLPVGSMNTLFLTGTVDAPDTFFTRNIIPYFPETDSSLAIRFVNLSPGNDPISINVKGLANGSEVSSIRYKNITDFKNYAATQNISEYVFEFRDAISGDSITSYTIPDINVPGTESPNIRRYRSFTLALTGEAGGVGDRARAGFLVSH; translated from the coding sequence ATGACCATGATACAAAAAAGCTCCACCTGCAACCAGGGTTTGCTTCCAAAAAACAATCCCGCAGTAAGCATACTATCGATAATTATTCCGGCCTTGCTTTTCATCTCCTGCAGAAAAGAAAGTGTAGCGCCTGGCAGCGCTTCCCTGGCGATTGTTCATCTGGTAGCGGGCAGTAAACCACTGGCTGTTAATTTTAATAGCGAAGGACCAGTTCCCTACAAAACGGGAAGACAGTTGAATTACCGGTTCTTCGAAAGAGTTAATCAATTCAAAGCCTATTCTGGTGAGCAAAGACTGCGACTGTTCCAATATCCCGATACTACAGACAAAGATCTGCCGCTATTTGATCTGCAGCTCAACCTGCCTGTTGGTTCTATGAATACCTTGTTCCTGACAGGAACAGTGGATGCACCGGATACATTTTTTACCAGAAATATTATTCCCTACTTTCCTGAAACCGACAGCTCATTGGCTATCCGGTTCGTTAATCTCTCTCCCGGAAATGATCCCATCAGCATCAATGTAAAAGGACTGGCCAATGGTTCGGAAGTCAGCTCTATCAGGTATAAGAACATTACTGATTTTAAAAATTATGCAGCCACCCAAAATATCAGTGAGTATGTATTTGAATTCCGGGATGCAATCAGCGGTGATTCGATTACCAGCTACACTATTCCAGATATCAATGTGCCGGGAACCGAAAGCCCTAACATAAGAAGATATCGCAGTTTCACTCTTGCGTTGACGGGCGAGGCAGGCGGCGTGGGAGATCGCGCAAGGGCTGGTTTTTTAGTGAGTCACTAA
- a CDS encoding ABC transporter ATP-binding protein, with product MNSILKIEQLSHKYSSSWAIRDINLEINQTGVIGLLGSNGAGKSTTMNILCGVLNQTEGTVYINGLDTRLAPEEAKKNIGFLPQNPPVYVDLTVNEYLTYCAELRLIEDGKVKAAVAEAMDRCGIAHFKTRLIRNLSGGYRQRVGIAQAIIHKPKLVVMDEPTNGLDPNQLIEARKLIKEIATDHTVLLSSHILSEIHLLCREVIMIESGRIIFSDSMDAFNNYVQPNSVLVKMENPPSAEALQQVKGVTKVEFLSDRQARVYYDGSEDITERIIAAGVQHEWRIREINFDKGLLDDIFKKLSTQTLH from the coding sequence ATGAATAGCATTCTAAAGATAGAGCAGCTTTCGCATAAGTATAGCAGTTCCTGGGCTATCCGCGATATCAATCTAGAGATCAATCAAACAGGTGTAATCGGATTGCTGGGCTCCAATGGAGCCGGGAAATCCACCACTATGAATATCCTCTGCGGAGTATTGAACCAAACGGAAGGAACCGTGTACATCAATGGGCTGGATACAAGATTGGCACCCGAAGAAGCCAAAAAGAATATTGGTTTTTTGCCACAGAACCCACCAGTATACGTAGACCTCACCGTGAATGAATACCTCACTTATTGTGCAGAATTGCGGCTGATAGAAGATGGGAAAGTAAAAGCGGCTGTTGCTGAAGCTATGGATCGTTGCGGTATAGCGCATTTCAAAACCAGGCTGATCAGGAACCTCTCCGGTGGCTACCGCCAGCGGGTAGGCATCGCTCAGGCGATCATCCACAAACCAAAACTGGTGGTGATGGATGAACCTACCAATGGTTTAGACCCCAACCAACTGATTGAAGCGAGAAAGCTGATCAAAGAGATTGCCACCGATCATACAGTGCTCTTATCCTCCCATATTTTATCCGAGATCCATTTGCTCTGCCGCGAAGTGATCATGATCGAATCAGGCAGAATTATTTTTTCCGATTCGATGGATGCTTTTAACAATTATGTACAACCGAATAGTGTGCTGGTAAAAATGGAAAATCCACCATCAGCAGAAGCACTTCAACAAGTAAAAGGCGTTACGAAAGTGGAATTCCTCTCAGACCGGCAGGCCCGCGTCTATTACGATGGCAGCGAAGACATCACAGAAAGGATCATCGCAGCTGGTGTACAGCATGAGTGGCGGATCAGGGAGATCAATTTCGACAAAGGTCTCCTCGACGATATTTTCAAAAAGTTATCTACCCAAACCCTCCATTAA
- a CDS encoding Gldg family protein, whose translation MKLIYKIAKTELRNLFYSPVAWFLAIAFLVQCAIYYTGIVGTLAKGQDWYLTNDPTFKEYPMSLTQTVFIGSFIGFFTVLMKNLYLFIPLLTMGMISKEMNSGTVKLLYSSPVKVRQIVLGKYLSILLYNIFLMLIMSVFVIDGLLSIKSPEVEVVIGPAIGFFLLIGAYTAIGMFMSSLTIYQIVSALATFLTFYVLSEIGKLWQQYDLVRDLTWFFSIRGRTEKMIRGLITTRDVMYYLLIIFMFVSFTMLRIKGARESKPWFVKATRYLSVFAAVLIIGYATSRPGFIGYWDTTLLQTNTIHEKTQKIIEQLGDEPVEVTLYSNLLGDAIHRAAPKFRNEYVWDLWEKYIRFKPNIDLKYVYYYDIEDGDSTLYKRYPGKNIQQLATMIADINDLNPSRFIPPGEIRKMIDLKPEGYGVVMHVKYKDRSAFLRTFPDTKFWPDESNVGAVFKRLAEGSNPKALFVTGDLERSIYKLGEREYALHTSLKEMRAALVNHSVDCDTISLDRNDIAPDVDLLVLADPKVKLSDVARAKIRQFADKGGNMLIIGEPGKQEVVNPVLQPFGVQLMNGTLVEITKNEMPHMVYPGVTIAGTELAIEDQMLRKYNRMLKAGLGIPRVLNEGVSGIATSDSGFTVKHLLVTKNRNAWAKVGKLVTDSADPVFVREEGDYKLDSFSTAVSLSRQVGNKEQRIIVCSDADFLSAIRLSGGNLGVAYYSWLIYNRYPIYTPPIGEPKDVLMTISVARAKIEKIVFIWVLPGLLLLLATILLIRRKRQ comes from the coding sequence ATGAAGTTGATATATAAAATAGCAAAAACAGAATTACGCAACCTGTTTTATTCGCCGGTTGCCTGGTTTTTAGCCATCGCATTTTTAGTGCAATGTGCTATTTATTATACCGGAATTGTGGGCACGCTGGCCAAAGGGCAGGATTGGTATTTGACAAATGACCCCACGTTCAAAGAGTACCCCATGTCACTGACCCAGACGGTATTTATAGGAAGTTTTATAGGCTTTTTTACGGTTTTGATGAAGAATCTTTATTTGTTCATCCCGCTGCTTACAATGGGTATGATCAGTAAGGAGATGAATAGTGGCACAGTAAAGTTATTGTATTCCTCTCCGGTGAAAGTACGTCAGATCGTTTTGGGAAAATACCTTTCAATACTGCTCTATAACATCTTCCTGATGCTGATTATGAGTGTTTTCGTCATAGATGGGTTATTGAGTATCAAATCACCTGAGGTTGAAGTGGTAATTGGCCCTGCAATTGGTTTTTTTCTGTTGATTGGTGCCTATACAGCCATTGGCATGTTTATGTCTAGTCTTACTATCTACCAGATCGTGTCTGCGCTGGCAACCTTTCTCACCTTTTACGTACTGTCTGAGATAGGTAAATTATGGCAACAGTACGACCTGGTCAGAGACCTGACCTGGTTCTTCTCCATAAGAGGCAGAACTGAAAAAATGATCAGAGGGCTGATCACTACCAGAGATGTGATGTACTATTTGCTGATCATTTTTATGTTCGTTTCATTTACGATGTTGAGAATAAAAGGGGCGCGGGAATCGAAGCCCTGGTTTGTAAAAGCCACCCGGTACCTCTCGGTATTTGCAGCAGTATTGATTATCGGATATGCTACTTCCAGACCCGGTTTTATCGGGTACTGGGATACAACCTTGCTTCAGACCAATACGATCCATGAAAAAACGCAAAAGATCATCGAACAACTGGGCGACGAACCGGTTGAAGTAACACTTTATAGCAACCTCCTTGGTGATGCAATACACAGAGCAGCTCCTAAATTCCGCAATGAATATGTGTGGGATCTCTGGGAAAAATATATACGCTTCAAACCAAATATAGATTTGAAGTATGTGTACTATTACGACATTGAAGACGGAGACAGTACTTTATATAAACGCTATCCGGGAAAAAACATACAACAATTGGCTACAATGATAGCAGATATCAATGATTTAAATCCGTCAAGGTTCATACCGCCCGGGGAGATCCGTAAAATGATCGACCTGAAACCGGAAGGCTATGGTGTAGTGATGCATGTGAAGTACAAAGATCGGTCAGCTTTTCTCCGGACTTTCCCTGATACAAAATTCTGGCCAGACGAATCAAATGTCGGAGCCGTGTTTAAGCGACTGGCAGAAGGTTCTAATCCCAAAGCTTTGTTCGTGACTGGTGACCTGGAACGTTCCATTTATAAATTGGGTGAGCGGGAATATGCGCTACATACTTCCTTAAAAGAGATGCGGGCTGCACTGGTCAACCACTCCGTTGATTGTGATACAATTTCATTGGATAGAAATGATATCGCTCCTGATGTTGACCTGTTGGTACTCGCAGACCCTAAAGTGAAGCTCAGTGATGTAGCGAGGGCAAAGATCAGGCAGTTTGCCGATAAGGGTGGCAATATGCTGATCATTGGCGAACCTGGCAAGCAAGAGGTAGTTAATCCGGTGCTTCAGCCATTCGGTGTTCAGCTCATGAATGGTACCCTGGTTGAAATCACAAAAAATGAAATGCCGCATATGGTGTACCCAGGTGTAACAATAGCTGGAACTGAGCTTGCGATAGAAGACCAAATGCTCAGAAAATACAACCGTATGTTGAAAGCGGGTCTCGGTATTCCGAGAGTGCTGAATGAAGGTGTAAGTGGAATTGCCACCAGCGACAGCGGTTTTACCGTAAAGCATTTACTGGTCACCAAAAACAGGAACGCCTGGGCGAAAGTGGGCAAACTGGTAACGGATTCTGCCGACCCGGTGTTTGTTAGAGAAGAAGGCGATTATAAACTGGACTCTTTCTCTACTGCTGTTTCGTTAAGCAGACAGGTTGGTAATAAAGAACAACGCATTATCGTATGTAGTGATGCAGACTTTTTGAGCGCGATTAGACTAAGCGGTGGCAATCTTGGGGTGGCTTACTATAGCTGGCTGATATATAACAGATATCCTATCTACACCCCCCCTATTGGAGAGCCGAAAGATGTGCTCATGACCATTAGTGTAGCCAGGGCCAAAATAGAAAAAATAGTATTCATATGGGTTTTACCTGGCCTGCTGCTCCTCCTTGCCACCATTCTGCTGATCAGGCGTAAACGACAATAA
- a CDS encoding MutS-related protein yields the protein MNLLTDEQTIDDLRIFGKRDASGIYDLYNHTHTRGGEKLLSDMFRNPLSDQEAINQRGGIIEQFAKLKTRFPFEGALFDMAEKYLLAADEQKNQAPHQTVLSEKEINNGVTAVIELVQRIRDFVGSTEVKGIKGYEREREGIVALLIDPVFDPVHREKSKSKLSYAAITAYDLLFRVRERNKVEKLLAYIYQLDVYISVAQVATERNFVFPKAMDKGKSHLKLEGVYHPELKHPVSNDITMDAGQNLIFLTGANMAGKSTFLRALSTAVYVAHMGFPVAARKMEFSVMDGIYTTINLPDNLGIGASHFYAEVLRVKKIASELHAKKSLFIIFDELFRGTNVKDAHEATVDITRAFAEKKNSLFIISSHIVEAGERLQQQPTIGFQYLPTYMNGHTPEYTYTLVEGITADRHGMIIIRNEGILETLRNGRKRAG from the coding sequence ATGAATTTATTGACCGATGAACAAACCATCGATGATCTAAGGATCTTTGGTAAGCGTGATGCCAGCGGTATATATGATCTGTACAATCACACGCATACACGCGGAGGAGAAAAATTGTTGTCAGACATGTTCCGTAACCCATTGTCTGATCAAGAAGCCATCAACCAGCGCGGCGGCATCATTGAACAATTCGCCAAATTGAAAACACGCTTCCCTTTTGAAGGAGCTTTGTTTGATATGGCTGAGAAATATTTACTGGCAGCAGATGAACAAAAGAACCAGGCACCACATCAAACGGTACTCAGTGAAAAAGAAATCAATAATGGGGTGACCGCTGTGATTGAGCTTGTACAACGTATCCGGGATTTTGTGGGAAGCACTGAAGTGAAAGGGATAAAAGGATATGAGCGGGAGCGTGAAGGTATTGTGGCATTGCTGATCGATCCTGTATTTGATCCCGTACATAGAGAAAAATCAAAAAGCAAATTATCCTATGCAGCCATTACCGCCTATGATCTGTTGTTCAGGGTGCGGGAACGAAATAAAGTGGAAAAGCTGCTCGCATACATATATCAGCTGGATGTATATATTTCTGTAGCGCAGGTGGCAACGGAAAGGAATTTTGTATTTCCGAAGGCAATGGACAAAGGTAAGAGCCACCTGAAACTGGAAGGGGTTTACCACCCGGAACTGAAACACCCTGTGAGTAACGATATAACCATGGATGCCGGTCAGAACCTGATCTTTCTGACCGGCGCCAACATGGCGGGAAAGTCAACTTTTTTAAGAGCATTGAGCACAGCTGTATATGTGGCGCATATGGGATTTCCGGTAGCGGCACGTAAAATGGAATTTTCGGTTATGGATGGGATTTATACTACCATCAACCTGCCTGATAACCTCGGCATTGGAGCCAGTCATTTCTACGCGGAAGTATTGCGGGTAAAGAAAATTGCCAGTGAACTACATGCAAAGAAATCCCTGTTCATCATTTTTGATGAATTATTTCGTGGTACGAATGTAAAAGATGCGCATGAGGCAACTGTAGATATCACCAGGGCTTTTGCTGAAAAGAAAAACAGCCTGTTCATTATTTCCTCCCATATAGTGGAAGCAGGAGAGCGGTTGCAACAACAACCCACCATTGGATTTCAATACCTGCCTACATATATGAACGGGCATACTCCTGAGTATACCTACACACTGGTGGAGGGCATCACTGCCGACCGTCACGGCATGATCATTATTCGCAACGAAGGAATACTGGAGACGCTCAGGAATGGCCGCAAACGAGCGGGATAA
- a CDS encoding MutS-related protein: protein MSFNIDRQTLDELNLLGRFRQGSVYHLFCQVKTRGGEKLLDEMFRTPLDNETDINHRSSVFRFFQQAKLVFPFDVQQVGLMREYLDTGSGKSALAILVNMIVKKSLSSLTRDERYKKNVQGLQATIVTLKRCNVLLEALQPIPGPFSERVDAIRKILSDKHIEKLRNTDIYTALPVKMLAYYDHLLKSRFPQEMNEVLTFIYELDVNIAVSDLARSKGFSYANALPQGKNLLRAANLAHPCIDKAIGNDINMNEDSNVVFLTGANMAGKSTLMKSIGIGLYLAHMGFPVAAASMEFSVREGLYSSINVADNIGLGYSHFYAEVVRVKQAAEAAASGKRLLLMFDELFKGTNVKDAYDGTLAVTEAFAEYRDCLFIVSTHIIEVGEALKGTGNIHFTYMPTIMDGNHPKYTYKLEQGITEDRQGMMIIRNEGILELIAS, encoded by the coding sequence ATGAGTTTTAACATAGACAGACAAACGCTGGACGAATTGAACCTGTTGGGCAGGTTCAGGCAGGGATCAGTCTATCATCTTTTCTGCCAGGTGAAAACAAGGGGCGGGGAAAAATTACTGGACGAAATGTTCCGCACCCCATTGGATAACGAGACGGACATTAATCATAGAAGCAGTGTATTCCGGTTCTTTCAGCAAGCGAAACTGGTATTTCCTTTCGATGTACAACAGGTTGGACTAATGCGCGAGTATCTCGATACGGGTTCCGGCAAAAGTGCATTGGCCATTCTCGTGAATATGATCGTTAAAAAATCACTGAGCAGTCTCACCCGCGATGAGCGATACAAAAAAAATGTACAGGGATTGCAGGCCACCATTGTAACGCTGAAAAGGTGTAATGTTCTTTTGGAAGCCCTTCAACCAATACCAGGGCCGTTTTCAGAACGCGTTGATGCAATAAGGAAAATACTCTCCGATAAGCACATCGAAAAGCTGCGGAATACCGATATCTATACCGCCTTACCGGTGAAAATGCTGGCTTATTACGATCACTTGCTGAAAAGCAGGTTTCCGCAGGAGATGAATGAGGTGTTGACCTTTATCTATGAACTTGATGTGAACATCGCCGTGAGTGACCTGGCCAGGTCAAAAGGATTCTCCTACGCCAACGCATTACCACAGGGAAAAAATCTGCTGAGGGCTGCCAACCTCGCACATCCCTGTATCGATAAGGCGATCGGTAATGATATTAACATGAACGAAGATAGTAATGTGGTGTTCCTCACCGGTGCGAATATGGCCGGGAAATCAACCCTCATGAAATCCATCGGCATCGGTCTGTATCTCGCGCATATGGGATTTCCTGTGGCTGCTGCATCGATGGAATTCTCTGTACGTGAGGGCTTGTATTCCTCTATCAATGTAGCGGATAATATTGGTCTTGGCTACAGCCATTTTTATGCAGAAGTAGTGCGGGTAAAACAGGCAGCAGAAGCGGCCGCCAGTGGAAAGCGATTACTGCTGATGTTCGATGAACTGTTCAAGGGCACCAATGTGAAGGATGCCTATGATGGCACACTGGCCGTTACGGAGGCTTTCGCGGAGTACCGGGATTGTCTGTTTATTGTATCCACCCATATCATCGAAGTAGGGGAGGCATTGAAGGGGACCGGTAATATTCATTTTACGTATATGCCTACCATCATGGATGGAAACCATCCGAAGTATACCTACAAACTGGAACAGGGCATCACCGAGGACCGGCAGGGAATGATGATCATCCGCAATGAAGGCATCCTGGAGCTGATCGCTTCCTGA